The Anopheles coluzzii chromosome 2, AcolN3, whole genome shotgun sequence genome window below encodes:
- the LOC120951824 gene encoding zwei Ig domain protein zig-8-like: MHIENVLRASCIIWVSVSSSIIMTTTTEESEALQPYFDFDVPRNLTVTVGQTGFLHCRVERLGDQDVAWIRQRDLHILTMGASTYTSDQRFQVIRPEGSVNWTLQIKYPQTRDSGVYECQINTEPKMSLSYVLNVIELRARILGPSDIFIKSGSEITMVCVIQQGPHELGTVFWYKGNTLVEPLAQENDIHSGDRGRITIETDWTDALTSRLKIKRAIQGDTGNYTCVPTMARSASVYAHVISGEHPAAMQHNAAPSTVGHRTLRRSMCILLLLHLATLLYLLSDRCCSRRSGGQRNILQRPTASHRSARGAAPGRRCETIVFSTHPS; this comes from the exons ATGCACATAGAAAATGTTCTACGAGCATCATGTATCATTTGGG TTTCCGTCAGCTCGAGCATTATAATGACCACCACGACCGAGGAGTCGGAAGCATTGCAACCGTACTTTGACTTTGACGTGCCGCGCAATCTCACCGTAACCGTGGGCCAGACCGGGTTCCTGCACTGCCGGGTGGAGCGTCTTGGCGATCAGGAT GTTGCGTGGATTCGGCAGCGTGATCTGCATATACTTACGATGGGAGCATCAACCTACACCTCGGACCAACGATTTCAG GTGATACGGCCGGAAGGTTCCGTCAACTGGACGCTGCAGATAAAATACCCCCAAACTCGAGACTCGGGCGTGTACGAATGCCAAATCAACACCGAACCGAAAATGTCCCTGTCATATGTGTTGAATGTAATTG AGCTGCGTGCACGAATATTGGGACCGTCGGACATATTCATAAAATCGGGCAGTGAGATAACCATGGTTTGCGTCATCCAGCAAGGACCACACGAACTAGGCACGGTTTTCTGGTACAAGG GAAACACGCTGGTGGAGCCCCTCGCACAGGAAAACGACATCCATTCGGGCGATCGTGGACGGATCACCATCGAAACAGATTGGACAGATGCCCTGACATCTAG ATTAAAGATAAAGCGAGCTATTCAGGGCGATACCGGAAACTACACCTGTGTACCGACGATGGCCCGCTCTGCAAGCGTCTATGCTCATGTAATTAGTG GTGAGCATCCAGCGGCAATGCAGCACAATGCGGCCCCCAGCACCGTCGGTCACCGAACGTTACGGCGCAGCATGTGCATACTATTATTATTGCACCTGGCCACTTTGCTCTACCTGCTGAGCGATCGGTGCTGCTCCCGGCGTTCCGGTGGACAGAGAAATATCCTGCAGCGACCAACGGCATCCCATCGTTCGGCCCGTGGCGCTGCTCCGGGCCGGCGTTGTGAAACGATCGTTTTTTCCACCCATCCCAGCTAG